The following proteins are co-located in the Myroides profundi genome:
- a CDS encoding CusA/CzcA family heavy metal efflux RND transporter, giving the protein MLNKIIEFSVKNKLIIGLFVLALIGVGIYQTSKLPIDAVPDITDNQVQVITVAPSYGATDIERLVTFPIEQANSNIPGIKNMRSFSRFGLSLVTIVFDEDVDIYWARQQVGERLNQIKADIPQDIGQPELGPISTGLGEIYQYVVRPLEGYEDKYDLTELRSIQDWVVRRQLLSVKGVAEVSSFGGKLKQYEIAVNSNKLDAYGITINDVFSALENNNENTGGAYIEKGPTVLYIRTEGLVASIEDIENIAITSKNTELPLLIRDVAKVQIGHATRYGAMTYNDKGEVSGAVVMMLKGENSNDVIKNVKEKVAEIQKTLPEGVVIEPFLDRTKMVNNAIGTVETNLTEGALIVVFVLVLFLGNMRAGLLVASIIPLAMLFAICMMNLFGVSGNLMSLGALDFGLIIDGAVIIVEAVLHQFSHNARYKSMNRLSQEDMNKTVVHSASKMMNSAVFGQIIILIVYIPILTLEGIEGKMFKPMAQTVAFALLGAFLLSLTYVPMMSSLIMSRKVTHKPNFSERVIAKLEKFYQKCLVKVLEIPKTIYAIVGVLFAIALYILSTLGGEFIPSLEEGDFAVDTKVLNGSTLTTTIESTQKTAHILKSRFPEVEKVVTKIGSAEVPTDPMPMDASDMMVILKDKKEWTSAKTFPELAEKMTKALEEVPGVTVGFQFPVQMRFNELMTGARQDVVVKVFGEDLDQLAEIAGKIGNIANGVKGATNLYVEPVTGMPQLMIEYNRPAIARYRLSIAEINRIVNSSLAGQSTGMVYEGEKRFDMVVRMDETNRKKLSDIENLLIPTPLGNQVPLNQLANVEIKEGPNQIQRENAQRRIFVGFNVKDRDVQSIVEELQEKVEAQIKLPTGYQITYGGQFENLNEAKERLAIAVPLALVLIFLLLFFAFRDIRECLMIFTAIPLSIIGGVFLLALRGMPFSISAGVGFIALFGVAVLNGIVLIAEFNRLQKSGIKNIVFIVVRGAKSRLRPVLMTACVASFGFLPMALSNGAGAEVQRPLATVVIGGLMLATFLTLFILPLLYITFEQKLHFSFMKKKKAITAIAIFLGLGLSAQAQTPISLENALAQAIENNSTIRAEKLKTEYAKAFIRTATDIQQTTITGEFGQINGPYTDNKFSIAQDFAFPTVYNKQKNVYKAEHQQSIYNLNLKGYELKKTVTQNFYDFIYWQEKEALLLRADSLYANFYSKATLRLQKGESNILEKTMAQNQQLSIQAQLGEVQKTKQLIQLQLQYLLNTSENIVPSLEQKKLELSSLESDLENNPVLQLIENQKIIAQEQTKLERSKQLPNLQAAYNNSSFMGMAANDVYYDRNNRFHSFQVGISLPLFTSGQRGRVKSAKVAEEVAEAEYTMTRDLMNSRYQQLLIAHQNNQGILNKYESFSFDNSNTITKTAQLQFINGDINYLEYVMLINQALETVNKYLDTLKMYNDNIIQINYLTSNN; this is encoded by the coding sequence AGCAGATATTCCACAAGATATTGGACAACCAGAACTAGGTCCTATCTCTACAGGACTAGGAGAAATATACCAGTATGTAGTAAGACCCTTAGAAGGCTATGAAGATAAATATGATCTTACAGAATTGCGATCAATACAAGACTGGGTTGTTCGCCGTCAATTACTATCTGTAAAGGGAGTAGCTGAAGTAAGCAGTTTTGGAGGGAAATTAAAACAATATGAAATAGCTGTTAATTCCAACAAACTAGACGCCTATGGCATTACCATTAACGATGTGTTCTCTGCTTTAGAAAACAACAATGAGAATACAGGTGGGGCTTATATAGAAAAAGGACCAACTGTATTATATATACGCACAGAAGGATTAGTAGCCTCTATAGAAGATATAGAAAACATTGCTATTACTTCTAAAAATACTGAACTGCCTCTTTTAATAAGAGATGTGGCTAAAGTACAGATAGGACATGCTACACGATATGGCGCCATGACTTATAATGATAAAGGCGAAGTATCAGGAGCTGTCGTAATGATGCTTAAAGGAGAAAACAGTAATGATGTCATCAAGAATGTCAAAGAAAAAGTAGCTGAAATCCAAAAGACTTTGCCTGAAGGCGTTGTTATAGAACCTTTCCTTGATCGTACTAAAATGGTTAATAATGCCATCGGTACTGTAGAGACCAATCTAACTGAAGGAGCCCTTATCGTAGTATTTGTACTAGTTCTATTCTTAGGAAATATGAGAGCAGGACTACTAGTAGCTTCTATTATACCCCTAGCGATGTTATTTGCTATTTGTATGATGAATCTTTTCGGAGTAAGTGGTAATCTAATGAGTTTAGGAGCTCTAGACTTTGGATTAATAATAGATGGAGCAGTTATTATTGTAGAAGCCGTCCTCCATCAGTTCTCCCATAACGCCAGGTATAAATCAATGAATAGACTGTCTCAAGAAGATATGAATAAGACTGTAGTACATTCAGCATCTAAGATGATGAACAGTGCAGTCTTTGGTCAGATTATCATTCTTATCGTATACATCCCTATTCTTACATTAGAAGGTATCGAAGGTAAAATGTTCAAACCGATGGCTCAGACAGTAGCCTTCGCCTTATTAGGAGCATTCTTATTATCATTAACGTATGTACCAATGATGAGCTCTCTAATTATGAGCCGAAAAGTAACTCATAAACCAAACTTCTCTGAAAGAGTAATAGCTAAACTAGAAAAGTTCTATCAAAAATGCCTTGTCAAAGTATTAGAAATACCAAAAACAATCTATGCTATTGTAGGAGTCTTATTTGCTATTGCCCTATACATCTTATCTACTTTAGGAGGAGAGTTTATCCCTTCTCTTGAAGAAGGAGACTTTGCAGTAGATACAAAAGTATTAAATGGAAGTACATTAACCACGACTATAGAAAGTACACAAAAGACTGCACATATCCTTAAATCACGCTTCCCTGAAGTAGAGAAAGTAGTGACTAAGATCGGTAGTGCAGAAGTACCTACAGATCCTATGCCTATGGACGCTAGTGATATGATGGTTATCCTAAAAGATAAGAAGGAATGGACATCAGCAAAGACTTTTCCAGAACTAGCAGAGAAGATGACTAAAGCATTAGAAGAAGTACCTGGGGTAACTGTAGGGTTCCAATTCCCTGTACAAATGCGTTTCAACGAATTAATGACAGGAGCTAGACAGGATGTAGTAGTCAAAGTATTCGGTGAAGACCTTGATCAATTAGCAGAAATAGCAGGTAAGATAGGCAATATAGCGAATGGTGTAAAAGGAGCTACTAACCTATATGTAGAACCTGTAACAGGAATGCCACAATTAATGATTGAGTATAACCGTCCTGCTATTGCACGTTACAGATTATCGATAGCTGAGATTAATAGAATAGTCAATTCTTCATTAGCCGGTCAGAGCACAGGTATGGTGTATGAAGGAGAAAAGCGCTTTGACATGGTTGTTCGTATGGACGAGACCAATCGAAAAAAATTATCTGATATCGAGAATCTCTTAATCCCAACACCTTTAGGTAATCAAGTTCCACTAAATCAATTAGCGAATGTAGAAATAAAAGAAGGTCCTAATCAAATCCAACGTGAAAATGCACAGCGTAGAATATTCGTAGGGTTTAATGTAAAAGATCGTGATGTACAGAGTATAGTAGAAGAGCTACAAGAGAAAGTAGAAGCACAAATCAAACTACCTACAGGTTATCAAATCACCTATGGAGGACAATTCGAAAACTTAAACGAAGCAAAAGAGCGATTAGCCATAGCAGTTCCCTTAGCGCTTGTCTTGATATTCCTATTGTTGTTCTTTGCCTTTAGAGATATCAGAGAGTGTTTAATGATCTTTACTGCCATCCCTCTTTCTATCATCGGAGGTGTATTTTTATTAGCACTTAGAGGCATGCCATTCAGTATTAGTGCAGGAGTAGGCTTTATAGCTCTATTTGGTGTAGCTGTTCTAAACGGGATTGTGCTTATTGCTGAGTTTAATAGACTTCAGAAATCTGGAATAAAAAACATTGTATTCATCGTAGTTAGAGGAGCTAAATCTAGACTTCGTCCAGTATTAATGACTGCCTGTGTTGCATCCTTTGGTTTCTTACCTATGGCATTGAGTAACGGTGCAGGAGCAGAAGTACAACGCCCATTAGCAACAGTAGTAATCGGAGGTTTAATGTTAGCTACATTCCTTACCCTATTTATACTACCGTTGTTGTATATCACATTTGAACAAAAATTACACTTCAGCTTTATGAAAAAGAAAAAAGCGATAACAGCTATTGCTATCTTCTTAGGACTAGGTCTTTCTGCTCAAGCGCAGACACCTATAAGTCTAGAGAATGCCCTAGCCCAAGCGATAGAGAATAACAGTACTATCCGTGCAGAAAAACTAAAAACAGAATATGCTAAAGCATTTATTAGAACAGCCACAGATATACAACAAACAACTATCACAGGAGAGTTTGGACAAATAAACGGTCCTTATACGGACAATAAATTCTCTATTGCTCAGGACTTTGCTTTTCCTACGGTATATAATAAACAGAAGAACGTATACAAAGCTGAACATCAACAAAGCATTTATAACCTTAACCTAAAGGGATATGAGCTAAAGAAAACAGTCACTCAGAACTTCTATGACTTTATCTATTGGCAAGAAAAAGAGGCACTATTACTACGTGCAGACAGTCTGTACGCTAATTTCTACAGTAAGGCTACTCTTCGTCTACAAAAAGGAGAGAGCAATATTTTAGAGAAAACAATGGCTCAGAATCAACAACTAAGTATTCAAGCACAATTAGGTGAAGTACAAAAAACAAAACAGTTAATCCAACTTCAGCTTCAGTATTTACTAAATACATCTGAGAACATCGTTCCTTCTTTAGAACAGAAGAAGTTAGAACTGTCTAGTCTTGAAAGTGATTTAGAGAATAACCCTGTGCTACAATTGATAGAAAATCAAAAGATAATTGCACAAGAACAAACTAAACTAGAACGCTCTAAACAACTCCCTAACCTACAAGCTGCTTATAATAACAGTAGCTTTATGGGCATGGCGGCTAACGATGTGTATTACGACAGGAATAATCGTTTCCATTCTTTTCAAGTAGGTATCTCACTACCCCTATTCACTAGTGGGCAGAGAGGTCGTGTTAAGAGTGCTAAAGTAGCTGAAGAGGTAGCAGAAGCAGAATACACGATGACTAGAGACCTTATGAACTCACGTTATCAACAGTTGTTAATAGCACATCAGAACAACCAAGGTATTCTAAATAAATATGAAAGTTTCTCTTTTGATAACTCTAATACAATTACAAAGACAGCCCAATTACAATTCATCAACGGAGATATCAACTATCTAGAATATGTAATGCTGATTAACCAAGCTCTAGAAACTGTTAATAAGTACTTAGATACCCTAAAAATGTACAATGACAATATCATCCAGATTAACTACTTAACTTCTAATAATTAA
- a CDS encoding efflux RND transporter periplasmic adaptor subunit, with product MLSKYINTKYFVLGLALASITLFTQCKTEPKEEDLISATDKDTTTVHLTDAQMKNTTIETGSLTERKIATTLKLNGKIDVPPQNLISIINPLGGYLKSTKLLPGMHIKKGELIATMEDPQYIQLQQNYLIAKDKYEFAKLDYNRQKDLNASQASSDKVMQIAQAEMNNQRITMNALAQQLSLINISPASLTHTNISRTINIYSPINGFVSNVFVNVGKYVTPSDVMFELINPTDIHLNLKVYEKDLDKLEVGQRVVSYTNGAPNKKYEGEIILISMDVNTDGVSDVHCHFEAFDKKLVPGMYMNADIDTHAAVSQALPEESVVYFEKQNYVFIETAKQTYEMTPVQIGPKEDGYVQIINADQLANQKIVAKGAYTLLMKLKNTEEEE from the coding sequence ATGTTATCTAAATATATCAATACCAAATACTTTGTTCTAGGACTTGCCTTAGCGAGTATCACACTATTCACCCAATGTAAGACAGAGCCAAAAGAAGAAGATCTTATCTCTGCAACAGACAAAGACACAACCACTGTACATCTAACTGATGCACAGATGAAGAATACAACTATAGAAACGGGCTCTCTGACTGAGCGCAAAATAGCGACAACACTAAAGCTAAATGGTAAAATAGATGTTCCTCCACAGAACCTCATCTCCATAATTAACCCTCTAGGGGGATACCTTAAAAGTACTAAGTTATTACCTGGTATGCATATCAAAAAGGGTGAACTAATCGCTACGATGGAAGACCCTCAGTATATTCAATTACAACAGAATTACTTAATCGCTAAGGACAAATATGAGTTTGCAAAACTAGATTACAACCGTCAGAAAGACCTAAACGCAAGTCAAGCAAGTAGTGATAAGGTAATGCAAATCGCGCAAGCAGAGATGAATAATCAACGCATCACGATGAATGCCCTAGCACAGCAGTTAAGTTTAATCAACATTAGCCCTGCTTCACTGACTCATACTAACATTAGTAGAACTATTAATATATACAGCCCTATTAATGGGTTTGTGAGTAACGTTTTTGTCAATGTAGGTAAGTATGTAACCCCTTCTGATGTCATGTTTGAATTAATTAACCCTACAGATATACATCTAAACCTAAAAGTGTACGAAAAAGACCTTGATAAACTAGAGGTTGGACAGCGTGTAGTAAGTTATACTAACGGTGCACCTAATAAGAAATATGAAGGAGAGATTATACTGATCAGCATGGATGTAAACACGGATGGTGTATCTGATGTACATTGTCACTTTGAAGCATTTGATAAGAAACTAGTTCCTGGGATGTACATGAATGCTGACATAGATACACACGCAGCTGTATCACAAGCTTTGCCTGAAGAAAGTGTTGTCTATTTTGAAAAGCAAAACTATGTTTTTATAGAAACAGCAAAACAGACTTATGAGATGACTCCAGTACAAATCGGCCCTAAAGAAGATGGATATGTACAAATAATAAACGCAGATCAATTAGCTAATCAGAAGATAGTCGCTAAAGGAGCCTACACATTACTAATGAAGCTAAAAAATACAGAAGAGGAAGAATAA
- a CDS encoding DUF6591 domain-containing protein, translating to MKKITFMVLGMAAMVAVACGEKKETAKEGEATTTEVEAPAKEEAPAASGYDAVLDKYEKIADEHIALMKKVQAGDTAALTDATKVSEELMKIAEELQKTDPSTITKEQTARFQAIAEKYQKALMP from the coding sequence ATGAAAAAAATCACGTTTATGGTATTAGGAATGGCTGCTATGGTAGCTGTTGCTTGTGGTGAGAAAAAAGAAACTGCAAAAGAAGGAGAAGCTACTACAACTGAAGTAGAAGCACCTGCAAAAGAAGAGGCTCCTGCTGCTTCTGGATACGATGCAGTATTAGACAAGTATGAAAAAATCGCTGATGAGCACATCGCTTTGATGAAAAAAGTACAAGCTGGAGACACTGCAGCTCTTACTGATGCTACTAAAGTAAGCGAGGAATTAATGAAAATCGCTGAGGAGTTACAAAAAACTGATCCATCGACTATAACTAAAGAGCAAACTGCTAGATTCCAAGCTATCGCTGAGAAATATCAAAAAGCTTTAATGCCTTAA